A segment of the Methanofollis fontis genome:
CGCGTTCATCACCACCATCGAGACACCGGAGGCCAGCATCTCCGCCGCCCGTCTCTCCTCGTCCCAGCCGAGTTTAAAGGCGACGAGCCGCGCACCGGACGCCGCCCGCACGGCGTCGATCACCTTCGGCAGCGGTCGGAGCTCGATGCTCAGCGGCGCCCCGCTCGGTATCTTTCCTTCTATCTGTTCAGGTGCGAAGTCGGAGATCGCCGCTGCCGAGATATAGATGTCGGCGTCTGCCGCCTCCCGCAGGGCCGCCTCCATCATCTCCCCTCCCGTCTCAGCGTGCACATTTGCAACGCACGGGAAGAGATCGCGGTGGATCACCACCACCTCCGCCCCGAGCCTGAAGCCCTCGAGGGCGAGGGCGCGGCCCATCTGCCCGGTGGAGCGGGTGGTGAGCACCCGCACGTCGTCCACCGCCTCGGCGCAGGGGCCGCTGGTGATCACCACCTTTTTTCCGGCGAGGGGCCGGCCTGAGAGCGCCCGTTCCGCATACAGCACGATCTCCTCGATACCGGCGATCTTCGCCTTCTCCTCCTCGATCCTGGGCGGGACGACGTCGACCCCCCATCCCTGCAGCCGCTCCAGGTTGGCGGCGACACCCGGATGGCGGTACATGCTCTCATGCATCGCCGGCACCACCACCACCGGCATGCCGCGCCCGAGCGCCGTCGTCGCAAAGGTGGTCACGGTGGTATCGTCGATCCCGGCGGCGATCTTGCCGATGGTATTTGCCGTGCAGGGTGCGACCAGCAGCAGGTCGGCCTCACCTCCCTCCCCGCAGAAGAGCACGTGCTCCACCAGTCCGGTGATCCGGGTGATCGCCTCCCTTCCTGTTGCATAGGTCAGTGCATCCGGGTGCACGATACCGCAGGCGGCATCAGTCATCACCGCCGTCACCGCCGCACCCCGGCGCCGCAGTTCGTGGGCGAGTCGCACCGTCTCGACGGCAGCAATGCTGCCGGTGACGGCAAGGACGATTGTTTTTCCCCTGAGGATTCTGCCGCCGGTCATAAGAGCTCCACGTCGTGTACGACATGC
Coding sequences within it:
- the coaBC gene encoding bifunctional phosphopantothenoylcysteine decarboxylase/phosphopantothenate--cysteine ligase CoaBC; amino-acid sequence: MTGGRILRGKTIVLAVTGSIAAVETVRLAHELRRRGAAVTAVMTDAACGIVHPDALTYATGREAITRITGLVEHVLFCGEGGEADLLLVAPCTANTIGKIAAGIDDTTVTTFATTALGRGMPVVVVPAMHESMYRHPGVAANLERLQGWGVDVVPPRIEEEKAKIAGIEEIVLYAERALSGRPLAGKKVVITSGPCAEAVDDVRVLTTRSTGQMGRALALEGFRLGAEVVVIHRDLFPCVANVHAETGGEMMEAALREAADADIYISAAAISDFAPEQIEGKIPSGAPLSIELRPLPKVIDAVRAASGARLVAFKLGWDEERRAAEMLASGVSMVVMNAPPAMGAESGEFEIMTERGRERINGSKGEVAAAIWSALL